GGCCGGTCGGTGCGCGCTGTCTAGGAGACGGTCGGGAGCGAGGCCGGACGCGGCTTGTGGCGACGCGCGACGCAAATGCCGCCCGGGGGCGGCGGAAAAGCTATAATTTAGCGGATTTTCACCCGCTTTCGCAATGCACCATTCCGGCCCGCCGGCCGATGCCGGCCCGTCGCGGGCCGGGCCCACCCGGCCGTGGCGACCGCCGCCGGGGCGCCCCGGCAGGCAGGCCGGGCACCTGGGCCGGAGCGGCTTTCCCGACACCGCGGACAACGATTTGAAATTACATCAGGACCCGAGCGACGCGCTCAACACCGTCACCGGCTACGGCCCCGATTACGTCGACATCAACCTGGCGCGCCACGAACACAGCGTGATCGTGCTGCCGGGCGCGCCGGTGGCGCCCTGGCCCGTCGCGTCGTTCGAGGCGCTCACGCCCGACCATTTCGCGATGCTGCTCGATCCGGCCCCGGAAGTGGTGATCTTCGGCAGCGGCGCGAAGCTGCGCTTCCCGCACCCGCGCCTGACGGCCGCCCTGACGGCGCGCCGGATCGGCGTCGAGACGATGGACTTCCAGGCCGCCTGCCGCACCTACAACATCCTGATGGCCGAGGGCCGCAAGGTGGCCGCGGTGCTGCTGATCGAGCGCGCCGACTGAGCCGCCGGCATCGATCGTCGCCCGCCCATCCGCCCGAACCGTACCGTTGCCGATGATTCACCTTGATCCAGCATCATTGAGCGAACCGTCATTAAGCGAACGTTAACGCGCGATGCGTTACAAATCCGGCGGCGCGGCCGCCATACCCGCGGGTGGCTGCTACTTGTTGCCGCATGGCCTTCGGGCCGCGCCGCCCTTCCCGATTCCGATTTCCGTTGTCTGACAGGCTGACCGACTCATGAACGATACGCCATCGAGGCTACCGCTCAACCGTGCCGCATTTATCCTGATCCTGCTCGCGTTCGCCGCGATCTGGTTCGGCCCGCTCGGGCTGCGCCACCTGATCCCGAGCGACGAGGGCCGCTACGCCGAAATGGCGCGCGAGATGTTCGTGACCGGCGACTGGATCACGCCGCGCTACAACGGCTACAAGTATTTCGAAAAACCACCGCTGCAGACCTGGCTGAACGCGCTGACGTTCGCCTGGTTCGGGATCGGTGAATGGCAGGCGCGGCTCTATACCGCGCTCGCG
The genomic region above belongs to Burkholderia plantarii and contains:
- a CDS encoding Mth938-like domain-containing protein; protein product: MKLHQDPSDALNTVTGYGPDYVDINLARHEHSVIVLPGAPVAPWPVASFEALTPDHFAMLLDPAPEVVIFGSGAKLRFPHPRLTAALTARRIGVETMDFQAACRTYNILMAEGRKVAAVLLIERAD